Proteins encoded within one genomic window of Thermoanaerobacterales bacterium:
- a CDS encoding S8 family serine peptidase has protein sequence MILRRVVALALAFLLAMSFMVLPATAGVKGTRAGDAGGPGAAYVPGEVIVKFKDTPGAEVKAQVLGAHRALGLAEKKALPGGAALLRTGADVEAAVAALRTDPWVEYAQPNYIYHVAAVNYANEPLWNQQWGLNDADYGARAPEAWNRTAGSDGVIVAVIDTGANAGHPDLQGRLVAGYDFVNNDDDPADDNGHGTHVAGIIAAADNSVGILGAAPGVSIMPVKALDASGSAVPVGTTDSIVDAINYAGTRGVDVVNMSFGGQPSDEPGNPTKYFDPALYYAIKDYPNTLFVAAAGNETNDNDALPVYPASFSVTNMFNGTTYPALPNVVAVAALAPNGALADFSNYGDESVLLAAPGENIWSALPAFPDAGVAVAVYDEAKGYKSMFWGFGLEDLSTSDQVYDCLTRTVRDWFGLAPGADVLVVDDDHGMFGDTTGYYTGALADAGYNYQLIEVPQGAVGPSSVVMATYDAVIWQTGWAWWSDANGMVSNLTDADIQALTAYLDGGGNILLCGQDAGYLIEGSDFYTIYLKAEWLQEATDLLVLRPLTGLHAPYGQPVDYVFNEAITDLDLLSARPGGELVLGVSDYAAWSGTSMAAPFVSAGAALALSLKGSLSPSQLADILRNKSRALGSLDGKVASGGTLDLAAVTAYVAGLSAPPSGGGGGGGGGAPAPTATLPPGTEEFDTTGDAQSLSALDGQVNLDLPAGALPDGAKVTVKLAADEPEKAPAGAVAVSPVFSFETTAAPAKPVTVRLRYDAAKLAGLDPRALLVFRRNGDGTWTRAGGRLDRAAQAVSVELDHFSEYAVFGVRRSFPDIAGHWAANDIALLAARGVFDGVVSGAFSPDRPATRAELAAFLVNLKGLAPVTPLQPTFSDVPPTSRYYGAVEAAARAGLMAGLPDGSFKPDATVTREQMAAMLTRLAGPLGSGATGPVKAPAFADAAGIAPWAKNAVAEAAARGLMLGVAADRFAPKATITRAQAAAILARLGDRLGLFEVTTTVTGTLTWSAVEKPHWELAAGGKVYVLLPDAADKATAAFLQANQGREITVTGIPAAGPDIYMRGPVLRVTSVFSRGSGT, from the coding sequence TTGATCTTGAGGCGAGTTGTTGCTCTGGCGCTGGCGTTTTTGCTGGCGATGAGTTTTATGGTGTTGCCGGCTACGGCGGGCGTTAAGGGGACGCGCGCGGGGGACGCGGGCGGCCCCGGCGCGGCCTACGTGCCGGGCGAGGTGATCGTGAAGTTTAAGGACACGCCGGGCGCGGAGGTGAAGGCGCAGGTGCTCGGGGCGCACCGGGCGCTCGGGCTGGCGGAGAAGAAGGCGCTGCCCGGCGGGGCGGCTCTTCTGCGGACGGGGGCCGACGTGGAGGCGGCGGTGGCCGCCCTGCGGACCGACCCGTGGGTGGAGTACGCCCAGCCGAACTACATCTACCACGTGGCGGCGGTGAACTATGCGAATGAGCCCCTGTGGAACCAACAGTGGGGGCTGAATGACGCGGATTACGGCGCGCGGGCGCCCGAGGCCTGGAACCGCACTGCGGGCTCGGACGGCGTGATCGTGGCCGTCATCGACACCGGGGCGAACGCCGGCCACCCGGATCTGCAGGGCCGCCTTGTGGCCGGTTACGACTTCGTGAACAACGACGACGACCCGGCGGACGACAACGGGCACGGGACGCACGTGGCGGGCATCATCGCCGCGGCCGATAACTCGGTGGGCATCCTCGGCGCGGCGCCGGGGGTAAGTATTATGCCGGTGAAGGCTCTGGATGCGTCCGGCTCTGCGGTTCCTGTGGGAACGACCGATTCAATTGTGGATGCTATCAACTATGCGGGCACTCGCGGTGTGGATGTAGTAAACATGAGCTTCGGCGGCCAGCCGAGTGACGAACCGGGGAATCCCACCAAATACTTTGATCCTGCTCTCTACTACGCTATCAAAGACTACCCCAATACTCTTTTTGTAGCGGCTGCCGGGAACGAAACCAATGATAACGACGCGTTACCGGTGTACCCCGCTTCTTTCAGTGTTACCAATATGTTTAACGGCACCACCTACCCGGCCTTGCCCAATGTGGTGGCGGTGGCCGCCCTGGCGCCCAACGGGGCGCTGGCGGACTTCTCGAACTACGGGGATGAATCGGTTCTCCTGGCCGCGCCGGGCGAGAACATCTGGAGCGCGCTCCCGGCCTTCCCGGACGCGGGCGTGGCTGTGGCGGTCTACGATGAAGCCAAGGGTTACAAGAGCATGTTCTGGGGCTTCGGCCTGGAGGACCTGTCTACGTCCGACCAGGTTTACGACTGTCTGACGCGGACGGTCCGGGACTGGTTCGGCCTTGCACCGGGAGCGGACGTGCTGGTTGTTGATGACGACCATGGCATGTTTGGCGATACAACCGGCTACTACACCGGTGCCCTGGCCGACGCGGGCTACAACTACCAGTTGATCGAGGTTCCCCAGGGGGCGGTCGGGCCGTCCTCGGTCGTGATGGCGACATATGACGCCGTGATCTGGCAGACGGGATGGGCATGGTGGAGTGACGCGAATGGTATGGTGAGCAACCTTACGGACGCCGACATCCAGGCCCTAACCGCCTACCTTGACGGCGGAGGGAACATCCTTCTCTGTGGCCAGGACGCGGGCTACCTGATCGAAGGCAGTGACTTTTACACAATCTATCTGAAGGCGGAGTGGCTGCAGGAGGCGACGGACCTGCTTGTTCTCCGGCCCCTCACCGGTCTCCACGCGCCCTATGGGCAACCTGTGGACTACGTTTTCAACGAAGCGATAACCGACCTTGACCTTCTGAGTGCCCGGCCCGGCGGGGAACTTGTGCTCGGCGTTTCGGACTACGCCGCCTGGTCCGGCACCTCGATGGCCGCGCCCTTCGTCTCGGCCGGGGCGGCGCTGGCGCTCTCCCTAAAGGGCAGCCTTTCACCGAGTCAGTTGGCTGACATTCTGCGGAACAAGAGCCGTGCATTGGGCTCCCTGGACGGCAAAGTCGCCTCCGGCGGGACGCTGGACCTGGCCGCCGTCACGGCCTACGTCGCGGGCCTGTCCGCGCCGCCCTCCGGCGGCGGCGGCGGCGGTGGAGGCGGCGCCCCGGCGCCGACGGCGACCCTGCCGCCCGGCACCGAGGAGTTTGACACCACCGGCGACGCGCAGAGCCTCTCGGCCCTTGACGGTCAGGTTAACCTCGACCTCCCGGCGGGGGCGCTGCCGGACGGCGCGAAGGTCACCGTGAAACTGGCCGCCGACGAGCCGGAGAAGGCGCCGGCGGGCGCCGTGGCCGTAAGCCCCGTCTTCAGCTTCGAGACCACCGCGGCCCCGGCGAAGCCGGTGACGGTGCGCCTGCGCTACGACGCCGCGAAGCTGGCCGGCCTCGACCCGCGCGCGCTACTGGTCTTCCGCCGGAACGGCGACGGTACCTGGACGCGCGCCGGCGGCCGCCTGGACCGCGCCGCCCAGGCCGTGTCGGTGGAACTCGACCACTTCTCCGAGTACGCCGTCTTCGGCGTCCGCCGGTCCTTCCCGGACATCGCGGGGCACTGGGCGGCGAACGACATCGCCCTGCTGGCGGCGCGCGGCGTCTTCGACGGCGTCGTCTCCGGCGCCTTCAGCCCGGACCGCCCGGCGACGCGGGCGGAGCTGGCCGCCTTCCTGGTCAACCTGAAGGGCCTGGCCCCGGTGACGCCGCTGCAGCCGACCTTCAGCGACGTGCCGCCCACGTCCCGGTACTACGGCGCCGTCGAGGCGGCGGCGCGGGCCGGACTCATGGCCGGCCTCCCGGACGGCAGCTTTAAGCCCGATGCCACCGTCACCCGGGAGCAGATGGCCGCTATGCTGACGCGCCTGGCGGGCCCCCTCGGCTCCGGCGCGACCGGCCCCGTTAAAGCGCCGGCCTTCGCCGACGCCGCCGGCATCGCGCCCTGGGCCAAAAACGCCGTGGCCGAGGCCGCCGCGCGCGGCCTGATGCTCGGCGTGGCCGCCGACCGTTTCGCCCCGAAGGCGACCATAACCAGGGCCCAGGCGGCGGCCATCCTGGCGCGCCTCGGCGACCGCCTGGGCCTCTTCGAAGTGACGACCACGGTCACCGGCACCCTGACCTGGTCCGCCGTGGAGAAGCCGCACTGGGAGCTGGCCGCGGGCGGGAAGGTCTACGTCCTCCTGCCGGACGCGGCCGACAAGGCCACGGCCGCCTTCCTGCAGGCCAACCAGGGCCGTGAAATCACCGTCACCGGCATCCCGGCCGCCGGTCCCGACATCTACATGCGCGGCCCGGTGCTCCGCGTGACATCCGTTTTCAGTAGGGGGTCAGGCACTTAA
- a CDS encoding nucleotidyltransferase domain-containing protein, which translates to MKLLDTFGGFLAEIERQAKAFYGERLVTLAIFGSVGRGTPRPDSDVDLLLVIDRLPRGRLARIREFDRVEQALTPYLQQLRCKGIDTCLSPVIKSPEEVLRGSLLFLDMIEDVRLLYDREGFFARFLDRFRKRLEKLGARRVKSGGAWHWVLKDDYQVGEVFEI; encoded by the coding sequence ATGAAACTCCTGGATACATTCGGCGGTTTTCTGGCTGAGATTGAGCGTCAGGCCAAGGCTTTTTATGGTGAGCGACTCGTTACACTGGCTATCTTTGGATCAGTGGGCAGGGGAACACCGAGGCCGGATTCCGACGTCGATCTTCTGTTGGTGATCGATCGGTTGCCGCGGGGAAGGTTGGCGCGAATCAGAGAATTTGACCGTGTTGAACAGGCCCTTACCCCTTATCTGCAACAACTCCGGTGCAAAGGTATCGATACCTGCCTTTCACCGGTGATTAAGTCACCGGAAGAAGTCTTGCGGGGGAGCTTGCTTTTCCTGGATATGATTGAGGACGTACGCTTGCTTTACGACCGTGAAGGCTTCTTTGCCAGGTTTCTGGACCGTTTCCGTAAGCGGCTCGAAAAGCTCGGGGCTAGACGGGTGAAAAGCGGCGGGGCATGGCACTGGGTGCTGAAAGACGATTACCAGGTCGGGGAGGTTTTCGAGATATGA
- a CDS encoding HEPN domain-containing protein: protein MTNRTLAQSYLIKAIKRLKILSVLLQEEAYSDVIREAQEIVELALKGMLRQVGVEPPKQHDVGGLVVEFESRFPSEVAANVGRLAQISKWLRKEREFSFYGDIDFIPTEEYTEADAQKAISDASFVVEMARLTIPPD from the coding sequence ATGACCAACCGTACCTTGGCGCAGAGCTACCTGATCAAAGCCATTAAGCGTCTTAAAATCCTCTCTGTGCTCCTGCAGGAGGAAGCCTACTCCGATGTCATCAGGGAAGCTCAGGAGATCGTGGAACTGGCTCTTAAGGGGATGTTGCGGCAAGTAGGGGTGGAGCCGCCCAAGCAGCACGATGTCGGCGGCCTTGTGGTGGAGTTTGAGAGCCGGTTTCCTTCCGAAGTTGCGGCCAACGTTGGACGCTTGGCCCAGATCTCTAAGTGGCTTCGCAAGGAGAGGGAGTTTTCCTTTTACGGCGACATAGATTTCATCCCCACGGAGGAATACACGGAGGCCGACGCGCAAAAGGCGATCAGTGATGCCTCGTTCGTTGTGGAGATGGCCCGGCTGACAATCCCCCCTGACTAG